A stretch of Persephonella sp. DNA encodes these proteins:
- the rsmI gene encoding 16S rRNA (cytidine(1402)-2'-O)-methyltransferase codes for MGTLYVVATPIGNLKDITFRAIEVLKSVNIIACEDTRITHRLLTHYSITGKKLISYHEHNEEETAKKLVSLLEKEDIALVSDAGTPCISDPGYRVVKLAWEKGYQVVPIPGAFAGAVALSASGLPTDRFLFEGFLPNKKEKKLKRLQELINIGITFILYESPKRVLNTLQNINELAPESDVVVAKELTKIHEKFFRGKPAQVIQELSSKEEYLKGEFVIICHPVVEKQIDIEEIEKTIKELISQGLKAKEIAKTISQQYKIPKNQAYQIVINIPR; via the coding sequence ATGGGAACGCTTTATGTTGTTGCAACACCAATAGGAAATCTAAAAGATATAACATTTAGAGCTATTGAAGTCTTAAAATCAGTAAATATTATAGCCTGTGAGGATACAAGGATAACCCACAGGCTACTTACCCATTACTCAATTACAGGAAAAAAACTTATTTCTTACCACGAACATAATGAAGAAGAAACAGCAAAAAAACTTGTTTCTTTGCTGGAGAAGGAAGATATAGCTCTTGTATCTGACGCCGGCACTCCCTGCATATCTGACCCAGGATACAGAGTGGTAAAACTGGCTTGGGAAAAAGGTTATCAGGTTGTTCCGATACCGGGAGCATTTGCAGGTGCTGTGGCATTATCAGCTTCAGGACTTCCGACAGATAGATTTTTGTTTGAAGGATTCCTGCCTAACAAAAAAGAAAAAAAACTAAAAAGGCTTCAGGAGCTTATAAATATAGGAATAACGTTTATACTGTATGAAAGTCCTAAAAGGGTTTTGAACACACTACAAAATATTAACGAACTTGCTCCTGAATCCGATGTTGTTGTAGCAAAAGAACTTACAAAAATCCATGAAAAATTCTTCAGAGGCAAACCTGCACAGGTTATACAGGAATTAAGCTCAAAAGAGGAATACCTGAAAGGTGAATTTGTTATAATATGCCATCCTGTTGTAGAAAAACAGATTGATATCGAGGAAATAGAAAAAACAATAAAAGAACTTATTTCTCAAGGATTAAAAGCTAAAGAGATAGCCAAAACAATTTCCCAGCAATACAAAATCCCTAAAAACCAGGCTTATCAAATAGTGATAAATATACCAAGATGA
- the leuS gene encoding leucine--tRNA ligase → MSREYNFSQIEEKLLKEWEENNVFKTEEKPDKEKFYVLEMFPYPSGRIHMGHVRNYAIGDVVNRYLRMKGKNTLHPMGWDAFGMPAENAAIKSGVHPAKWTYENIDYMRKELKRLGFSYDWDREVTTCSPEYYRWNQWIFLKMLEKGIAYRKSAVVNWCPHDMTVLANEQVIEGRCWRCDTPVVQKEIPSWFLRITDYAEVLLDDLEELKGKWPEAVLTMQKNWIGKSIGATIRFPIEDSTSVLEVFTTRPDTIFGVTFMALAPEHPLAIELAKGTEYEEEVEAFVNKYLSMSTRDRNIVDEKEGVFTGRYAINPLTNEKVPIWIANYILWGYGTGAIMAVPAHDERDHEFAKKYGIPIKPVIKPVEGERDYEKEAFTEEGILINSNGFDGLTSEEAKEKITQELEKKGIGEKTINFRLRDWNISRQRYWGTPIPVIYCDDCGIVPVPEKDLPVVLPENVEFTGMGNPLEKVEEFVNTTCPKCGKPARRETDTMDTFIDSSWYFLRYCDPHNYKAPFDKEKADYWMPVDLYIGGIEHAVLHLLYSRFFTKFLKEIGLVDVKEPFTQLLTQGMVLKKWIKIEKLLEILGLTENSTLTELFAKYNIDKTDDKTIKQWLEENHLTINDNATLLFEKLGLPMEKLKELEEEYGKADKMSKSKHNTVDPDEMIAKYGADTVRLYTLFAAPPQNSFAWTDSGIEGAHRFLRRVWNFVNDRAEEIKGVSYSKEDFKNLSEEDQKLRRKLHQTIKKVNDDITREYQFNTAIAAIMELMNELTSYKGENKKLLKEAIENLILMLSPFTPFIADELWRIIGNTGYTIEQKFPEPDEEALIEKTKEIPVQINGKVRAKITVPADADEETVKNIAFENENVKKWTEGKNIVKVIFIKGKILNIVVK, encoded by the coding sequence TTGAGCAGAGAATACAACTTTTCCCAGATAGAAGAAAAACTTCTTAAAGAATGGGAAGAAAACAATGTATTTAAAACAGAAGAAAAGCCAGATAAAGAAAAATTCTATGTCCTTGAGATGTTCCCTTATCCTTCAGGAAGAATTCATATGGGACACGTTAGAAACTATGCTATTGGTGATGTTGTAAATAGATACCTTAGAATGAAAGGTAAAAACACCCTTCACCCTATGGGATGGGATGCTTTTGGAATGCCTGCTGAAAATGCAGCAATAAAAAGCGGCGTCCATCCTGCAAAATGGACTTATGAAAATATTGATTATATGAGAAAAGAGCTTAAAAGGCTTGGTTTTTCTTATGACTGGGATAGGGAGGTAACAACCTGCTCTCCAGAATACTACAGATGGAACCAGTGGATTTTCCTTAAAATGCTTGAAAAAGGCATAGCTTACAGAAAATCGGCAGTTGTTAACTGGTGCCCCCATGATATGACTGTTCTTGCAAATGAGCAGGTTATAGAGGGAAGATGCTGGAGATGTGATACCCCTGTTGTTCAAAAGGAAATACCTTCATGGTTTCTTAGAATAACAGATTATGCTGAGGTTCTTCTTGATGACCTTGAGGAGCTAAAGGGAAAGTGGCCTGAAGCTGTTCTTACGATGCAGAAGAACTGGATAGGAAAGTCTATTGGTGCAACAATTAGATTTCCAATAGAGGACTCAACCTCTGTTTTAGAGGTATTCACCACAAGACCAGACACCATTTTTGGTGTTACATTTATGGCTTTAGCCCCAGAACACCCCCTTGCAATAGAACTTGCAAAAGGCACAGAATATGAAGAAGAAGTTGAAGCATTTGTAAATAAATATCTCTCAATGTCCACAAGAGACAGAAACATCGTTGATGAAAAAGAGGGTGTCTTCACAGGTAGATATGCCATAAACCCATTAACAAATGAAAAGGTTCCAATATGGATAGCAAACTATATCCTATGGGGATATGGAACAGGAGCAATTATGGCTGTTCCTGCTCATGATGAAAGAGACCACGAGTTTGCTAAAAAATACGGTATTCCTATAAAACCTGTTATAAAGCCTGTTGAAGGAGAACGGGATTACGAAAAAGAGGCGTTTACAGAAGAAGGTATTTTAATCAACTCCAATGGATTTGATGGATTAACCTCAGAAGAAGCAAAAGAAAAAATCACTCAGGAGCTTGAAAAAAAAGGCATAGGAGAAAAAACTATAAACTTCAGGCTTAGAGACTGGAATATATCAAGACAGAGATACTGGGGAACACCAATTCCTGTTATATACTGTGATGATTGTGGAATAGTCCCTGTTCCAGAAAAAGACCTTCCTGTAGTTCTTCCTGAAAATGTTGAGTTTACAGGAATGGGTAATCCACTGGAAAAGGTTGAAGAGTTTGTAAATACAACCTGTCCAAAATGTGGAAAGCCAGCAAGAAGAGAAACAGACACAATGGACACATTTATAGATAGCTCATGGTATTTCCTTAGATACTGTGACCCTCATAATTACAAAGCACCATTTGATAAAGAAAAGGCAGACTACTGGATGCCTGTTGACCTATATATAGGTGGTATTGAGCATGCAGTTCTTCACCTTCTTTATTCAAGATTTTTCACAAAATTCCTGAAAGAAATAGGACTTGTAGATGTTAAAGAGCCATTTACCCAGCTTTTAACTCAGGGAATGGTTCTAAAAAAATGGATAAAGATAGAAAAACTCCTTGAGATATTAGGGCTCACCGAGAATTCAACTCTAACAGAGCTTTTCGCCAAATATAATATAGACAAAACAGATGATAAAACCATAAAACAGTGGCTTGAGGAAAACCATTTAACAATAAACGATAATGCCACGTTACTCTTTGAGAAACTCGGGCTACCTATGGAAAAACTCAAAGAGCTTGAGGAGGAATACGGAAAAGCAGACAAAATGTCCAAATCAAAACATAACACAGTTGACCCTGATGAGATGATAGCAAAATACGGGGCTGATACAGTCAGGTTATATACTCTATTTGCTGCACCACCTCAAAATAGCTTTGCATGGACAGATAGCGGTATAGAAGGAGCACATAGGTTTTTAAGAAGGGTGTGGAATTTTGTAAATGACAGAGCAGAAGAAATAAAAGGCGTATCTTATTCAAAAGAAGACTTTAAAAATCTATCAGAAGAAGACCAGAAGCTTAGAAGAAAACTCCACCAGACAATCAAAAAAGTAAATGATGATATAACCAGAGAATACCAGTTTAATACTGCAATAGCAGCTATTATGGAGCTTATGAATGAACTTACTTCATATAAGGGAGAAAATAAAAAGCTGTTAAAAGAAGCGATAGAAAATCTAATTTTGATGCTTTCCCCTTTTACACCGTTTATTGCAGACGAACTGTGGAGAATAATTGGGAATACCGGTTATACAATTGAACAAAAATTCCCTGAGCCAGATGAAGAGGCTTTAATAGAAAAAACAAAAGAGATACCTGTCCAGATTAACGGTAAAGTTAGAGCTAAAATAACTGTTCCTGCAGATGCAGATGAAGAAACCGTCAAAAATATTGCTTTTGAAAATGAAAATGTCAAAAAATGGACAGAAGGTAAAAATATAGTTAAGGTTATCTTTATAAAAGGAAAAATTTTGAATATAGTTGTCAAGTAA
- a CDS encoding universal stress protein, with protein sequence MAYKKILIGYDGSEASKKALNKAVELAKSCESELHIVGVVRPFEFAAIDYIPPEEIEEYEKEELTKEEKYLKEAKEFAEQNGIEAITKVLEGEPAEELMAYADDNGCDLIVVGHRGVGGFKRMLLGTTAGNLVKYANQSVLVVK encoded by the coding sequence ATGGCTTATAAAAAAATACTCATCGGTTATGATGGCTCTGAAGCAAGTAAAAAAGCACTTAACAAAGCCGTTGAACTGGCAAAAAGCTGCGAGAGTGAGCTGCATATTGTAGGTGTTGTAAGGCCTTTCGAATTTGCTGCTATAGATTATATTCCTCCTGAAGAAATAGAAGAGTATGAAAAAGAGGAATTAACAAAAGAAGAAAAATATCTAAAAGAAGCAAAAGAATTTGCTGAACAAAATGGTATTGAGGCAATCACTAAAGTTCTTGAAGGGGAACCTGCAGAAGAGTTAATGGCTTATGCAGATGACAACGGCTGTGACCTGATTGTTGTTGGACATAGGGGTGTTGGTGGATTTAAAAGAATGCTTCTTGGAACAACAGCCGGAAACCTTGTTAAATATGCAAATCAGTCTGTTTTAGTTGTTAAATAA
- a CDS encoding DedA family protein translates to MEGELFLLVVGFFIKMKLLNPYISLISAMAGAFSHELLYFFAGKWKGRQILLRNRHTRKEYRRAKKLLQKYGVLSIFIIRFLYGMRIVPMMLMGATGFGTGKFIFFNLISLFFWAVIYLSIGYFFGKAAEHFFGQAKEYYFAAVAFLILVLFVVLIYPKLIDKWKKA, encoded by the coding sequence TTGGAGGGTGAATTATTTTTACTGGTTGTAGGGTTTTTTATAAAAATGAAACTCCTTAATCCATATATTTCCCTTATATCTGCTATGGCAGGCGCTTTTTCCCATGAGCTTTTATATTTCTTCGCAGGGAAATGGAAAGGCCGCCAGATTTTATTACGAAACAGACATACCCGTAAAGAATACCGAAGGGCAAAAAAACTTTTGCAAAAATACGGTGTGCTATCAATTTTTATAATCAGATTTTTATATGGAATGAGAATTGTCCCTATGATGCTTATGGGTGCAACCGGATTTGGCACCGGAAAGTTTATATTCTTTAATCTAATATCTCTTTTCTTCTGGGCAGTAATATATCTATCTATTGGATACTTTTTTGGAAAAGCAGCAGAGCATTTCTTTGGGCAGGCAAAGGAATACTACTTTGCGGCAGTAGCATTCCTTATTCTTGTTCTATTTGTTGTTCTAATATATCCCAAATTAATTGACAAATGGAAAAAAGCTTAA
- a CDS encoding UbiX family flavin prenyltransferase: MEKEIVLCITGASGTVYGLRLLEVLSENFTVNLIVSNSAFTVMEKELDISKEEFLRKLPENCIFFSQNQIYAPVASGSKLVQTEGVIVAPCSTGTLGAIANGISSNLIHRVCDVALKERKKLYLLIREMPLSLIHLQNMERITQAGAIVSVASPGFYHKPQTIEDMIDFVVGKVLDSFGIKHNLYKRWQG; the protein is encoded by the coding sequence ATGGAAAAGGAAATAGTTTTGTGTATCACTGGGGCAAGTGGAACTGTTTATGGGCTCAGGTTGCTCGAAGTATTATCTGAAAACTTTACGGTAAATCTTATTGTTTCAAATAGTGCATTTACAGTTATGGAAAAGGAATTGGATATTTCAAAGGAAGAATTTTTAAGAAAGTTGCCTGAAAACTGTATTTTTTTCTCCCAAAATCAGATATACGCCCCTGTGGCAAGCGGCTCTAAACTTGTGCAAACAGAAGGGGTTATCGTTGCTCCCTGTTCAACTGGAACATTAGGGGCTATTGCAAATGGAATATCCAGCAATCTAATTCATAGAGTTTGTGATGTTGCTTTAAAAGAAAGGAAAAAACTTTATTTGCTTATTAGAGAAATGCCTTTGTCTCTTATACATTTACAGAATATGGAAAGGATTACACAGGCAGGGGCTATTGTTTCTGTAGCTTCTCCGGGATTTTATCATAAGCCTCAAACAATAGAAGATATGATTGATTTTGTTGTTGGGAAGGTTCTGGATAGTTTTGGGATAAAGCACAATTTATATAAAAGATGGCAAGGGTAA
- a CDS encoding Uma2 family endonuclease — MGIEAKHLPRYTVDDYRQWEGDWELIEGTAYAMAPSPLGKHQKVAFEIGRQIANQLEKCNKNCKVYPELDWIISEDTVVRPDLIVICKDIEEYLKETPEIVVEVVSKSTAYKDEHIKFEIYEREKVPFYILAYPDIKKVRVFQLVNGKFDKYFDGEDGFLEISLKNGCKAKIDIKELFA; from the coding sequence ATGGGTATAGAAGCAAAACATTTACCCAGATATACGGTAGATGATTATAGGCAATGGGAAGGGGATTGGGAACTTATAGAGGGAACTGCCTATGCTATGGCACCGTCTCCTTTAGGAAAACACCAAAAAGTTGCCTTTGAAATAGGAAGACAGATAGCAAACCAACTGGAAAAATGCAATAAAAACTGTAAAGTTTACCCTGAACTTGACTGGATTATATCCGAAGATACTGTAGTCAGACCTGATTTAATAGTAATATGCAAAGATATAGAGGAATACTTAAAGGAAACCCCTGAAATAGTTGTTGAGGTGGTTTCAAAATCAACGGCATACAAAGATGAACATATAAAATTTGAGATATACGAAAGGGAAAAAGTTCCATTTTATATTCTGGCTTATCCGGATATTAAAAAGGTAAGGGTTTTCCAGCTTGTAAATGGAAAATTTGATAAATATTTTGATGGTGAAGATGGTTTTCTTGAAATTAGTTTAAAAAATGGTTGTAAGGCAAAAATAGATATAAAAGAACTTTTTGCATAA
- a CDS encoding tyrosine-type recombinase/integrase, with translation MKISECVELFLSYISDKSPHTIKNYRSDLKQFAQIVGDKDVEKVTKADIAKFRMVLQSHKKKSSTIARKLACINSFFEYLIDLEIVSSSPITRSHRPKISQKIPSALSHEEIKKVINATKTLTERVIVVIMLTTGLRASELLGIKRDNILLEKEGKIFNVDAIYNTDFSEEDIMYIRVTGKGDKEREVPITGEPMKLFIEYLKFNNSPQVFPISYYSLWKMIVNIGKRAGLSLHPHKLRHTAATIALQSGAELRIIQELLGHASPITTARYAKVGQKQLLKATKALSENIKF, from the coding sequence GTGAAAATTTCTGAATGTGTTGAGCTGTTTTTGTCTTATATATCTGATAAGTCACCGCATACTATCAAAAACTACAGGTCTGACCTTAAACAGTTTGCTCAGATTGTTGGGGATAAGGACGTAGAAAAAGTAACAAAGGCTGATATTGCAAAATTCAGAATGGTTCTCCAATCCCATAAGAAAAAATCCTCAACAATAGCAAGAAAACTTGCATGTATAAACTCATTTTTTGAGTATTTAATAGATTTAGAGATAGTAAGCTCTTCTCCAATAACTCGCTCCCATAGACCGAAAATATCCCAGAAAATACCTTCAGCCCTTTCCCATGAAGAAATTAAAAAAGTTATAAATGCAACAAAAACATTAACAGAAAGGGTTATTGTGGTTATTATGCTTACAACAGGGCTTAGGGCATCTGAACTGCTTGGGATAAAACGGGATAATATTTTGCTGGAAAAAGAGGGAAAGATTTTTAATGTTGATGCTATTTATAACACAGATTTTTCTGAAGAAGATATTATGTATATCAGGGTTACAGGAAAAGGGGATAAAGAACGGGAAGTCCCAATAACAGGAGAGCCTATGAAATTGTTTATAGAGTATCTGAAGTTTAATAATTCACCACAGGTATTTCCTATTTCTTACTATTCTCTTTGGAAGATGATTGTAAATATCGGTAAAAGAGCCGGTTTATCCTTACATCCCCACAAACTCAGGCATACAGCTGCAACTATTGCATTGCAATCCGGGGCTGAATTGAGGATTATTCAGGAGCTTTTAGGCCATGCTTCTCCTATTACAACTGCAAGATATGCAAAAGTTGGTCAAAAGCAGCTTTTAAAAGCCACAAAAGCCCTTTCAGAGAATATCAAGTTTTAA
- a CDS encoding anthranilate synthase component I family protein codes for MKIEFFSDKEKWLSGYKYITINKPVYRAIYKSNILIINNKIIKTTNPLPILEKLILKNKLFAAGFISYDYKKHLFPEKSHKKDDIGLPEIYMIFFKNFEPQLKKEKKHSSLIKKIKFPDKNRFIKMVQKAKKYISEGDIYQVNLSHRIEIDGFFNIDKIFRNLIKYQPAPYLMHIQEKNFSLISGSMELFLEKTGKKIYTKPIKGTRPVGKNYYNELLNSEKERAENLMITDLMRNDLGRIAVAGSVHVEKLFDIEEYNSLLQMVSTISAEINENTLFSHIIKNTFPPGSVTGAPKKRAIEIIDELEEHRRGVYCGITFLIKPNLDFVSSVAIRQSIFKKNKTYVYIGSGIVADSDPESEYQETILKAKANLHAMGLKLDIL; via the coding sequence GTGAAAATAGAATTTTTTTCAGATAAAGAAAAATGGCTTTCCGGGTATAAATATATAACCATAAATAAACCCGTATATAGGGCTATTTATAAAAGTAATATATTAATCATTAATAATAAAATTATAAAAACAACCAATCCTTTACCAATACTTGAAAAACTTATCCTGAAAAACAAACTCTTTGCAGCAGGTTTTATCTCCTATGATTACAAAAAGCATTTATTCCCTGAAAAATCCCATAAGAAAGATGATATCGGATTACCTGAAATTTACATGATCTTTTTCAAAAATTTTGAACCTCAACTAAAAAAAGAAAAAAAACACTCCTCACTAATAAAAAAGATAAAATTCCCAGACAAAAACAGATTTATCAAAATGGTTCAAAAGGCCAAGAAATACATATCAGAGGGAGATATCTATCAGGTAAATCTCTCACACAGAATAGAAATAGACGGATTTTTCAACATCGATAAAATATTTAGAAATCTAATTAAATACCAACCTGCTCCTTATTTGATGCATATACAGGAAAAGAATTTTTCCCTGATATCAGGTTCAATGGAGCTTTTTCTGGAAAAAACAGGTAAAAAAATATACACAAAACCTATAAAAGGGACCCGTCCTGTCGGGAAAAATTACTACAACGAGCTTTTAAACTCAGAAAAGGAAAGAGCAGAAAATTTAATGATAACAGACCTTATGAGAAATGACCTTGGGAGAATAGCCGTTGCTGGCTCCGTTCATGTTGAGAAACTATTTGATATTGAGGAATATAATTCCTTGCTGCAGATGGTCTCCACTATATCTGCGGAAATAAATGAAAATACACTGTTTAGCCATATAATAAAAAATACTTTTCCTCCCGGTTCTGTGACAGGTGCACCTAAAAAAAGAGCAATCGAGATTATTGATGAACTTGAGGAACACAGAAGAGGAGTTTATTGTGGAATAACATTTTTAATCAAACCTAATCTTGATTTTGTATCCAGCGTAGCCATCAGACAAAGTATATTCAAAAAAAACAAAACCTATGTCTATATAGGAAGCGGAATAGTAGCCGATTCTGACCCAGAAAGCGAGTATCAGGAAACAATTTTAAAGGCAAAAGCAAATTTGCACGCAATGGGATTAAAACTTGATATTCTCTGA
- a CDS encoding FliM/FliN family flagellar motor switch protein produces MNESYFAVTDGKNTLFIKGELLVKLLFSKGSNWGEKLFEEVFGSENPQTEVLETIELKPGDKAFNIKTPDEYFENGIVVRLPDIQAKPVKKEQPSVKQVSPQISLPVVIRLFNKKIPLSEIDKLGETSEILLSKNKEMDVELLVNGNIIGKGTLKKIEDKYKLKISELYL; encoded by the coding sequence TTGAATGAATCTTATTTTGCTGTAACAGACGGAAAAAACACTCTTTTTATTAAAGGAGAACTGCTGGTAAAGCTCCTTTTTTCTAAAGGTTCTAACTGGGGAGAGAAACTGTTTGAAGAGGTATTTGGTTCGGAAAACCCTCAAACAGAAGTTCTTGAAACTATAGAACTTAAACCTGGAGATAAAGCATTTAATATAAAAACTCCCGATGAATATTTTGAAAATGGAATAGTAGTTAGACTTCCTGATATACAAGCTAAACCGGTAAAAAAAGAACAACCTTCTGTAAAGCAAGTATCACCACAGATATCTTTACCTGTGGTCATAAGATTGTTTAACAAAAAAATACCTCTATCTGAGATAGACAAATTAGGTGAAACTTCAGAAATTCTTTTATCCAAGAATAAAGAAATGGATGTTGAACTCCTTGTAAATGGAAATATTATAGGTAAAGGTACACTAAAAAAGATTGAAGACAAATATAAACTAAAGATTTCAGAGTTATATCTATAA
- a CDS encoding ATP-binding protein, with translation MAGSFFTLVAIFVLSSFPLNHNLLNSLFILYFYFIFLHIFSDKSWKLKGYVSIYYLMVFAAYLGIFFYKPEYLNFVVPFAAFPLLFKKNYSRTDTILWGLIVLSVAFSYPISHQVFYILNILFALFFIKESVQKLYIELEKEKRRYRDFVDRAINSEIQKQYAQLDDELKITYKKLKEIFKLSNYTLSPSKIEDIAERVVEGLHNLGYSGVVVYVDTGEENIYRKSGFFPNINSYLSDKFQSIEKITISPDEKHIFLPLKSDKGKLGVLGVYKKEGIMPKEIEYLSTYANSVAISITKTIYFREINKLQELLEKTFESVDIGIAIVNKDFRIEKANKALINIVGQKPDTDIFSLIPELQPLEKDFKEVIQKRKTIDTVLSSISKKGSIYRVKALPLISGDFEDPENIVLIIEDITEKEKLEAQLLETEKHAVIGKMAAGLSHDIKNPLAAIAASAFAIKKRAKTLNDNRIIQLSEKIEKNSQRASDIITRLLNYAKPSYYKIEKVDLREILLSALDLALPENLKRKVKISKRLNKNIYTYGDATALQRVFINLLMNSIEAMNNEGKIDIKLSKNEHYAVISIKDYGPGIPEDMIEHIFDPFFTTKEKGTGLGLSVVSKIIKDHRGEIEVRSQENEGTEFIVKLPLAED, from the coding sequence TTGGCAGGTAGTTTTTTTACCCTTGTTGCAATTTTTGTCCTAAGTAGCTTTCCGTTAAACCATAATCTGCTTAACTCACTTTTTATTCTGTATTTTTACTTTATTTTTCTACATATTTTTTCTGACAAAAGCTGGAAGTTAAAGGGATATGTATCTATATACTACTTAATGGTTTTTGCTGCCTATCTGGGAATTTTTTTTTATAAGCCTGAATATCTGAATTTTGTTGTTCCATTTGCTGCTTTTCCCCTTTTGTTCAAAAAAAATTACAGTAGAACGGATACTATCTTATGGGGTTTGATTGTTCTATCTGTTGCCTTTAGTTATCCAATAAGTCATCAAGTTTTTTATATTTTGAATATTTTATTTGCTTTGTTCTTTATAAAAGAGAGTGTCCAAAAACTTTATATTGAACTTGAGAAAGAAAAAAGAAGATATAGAGATTTTGTTGATAGGGCTATAAACAGTGAAATTCAAAAACAGTATGCTCAGCTTGATGATGAACTTAAAATAACATACAAAAAACTAAAGGAAATCTTTAAGCTAAGTAACTATACCCTCTCACCATCAAAAATAGAGGATATTGCTGAAAGGGTTGTTGAAGGATTACATAACTTGGGATATTCAGGTGTTGTTGTTTATGTGGATACAGGGGAGGAAAATATTTATAGAAAAAGTGGATTTTTCCCAAATATAAATTCTTATTTAAGTGACAAATTCCAGAGTATTGAAAAAATAACAATCTCACCGGATGAAAAACATATTTTCCTTCCTCTAAAAAGTGATAAAGGGAAATTAGGAGTCTTAGGGGTATATAAAAAAGAAGGCATAATGCCCAAAGAGATAGAATATTTATCCACTTATGCGAACTCTGTTGCTATATCCATAACAAAAACAATCTACTTTAGAGAGATTAATAAGCTTCAAGAACTACTTGAAAAAACATTTGAATCTGTGGATATTGGAATTGCCATTGTAAATAAAGATTTTAGAATTGAAAAGGCCAATAAAGCCCTGATAAACATAGTGGGACAAAAGCCAGATACAGATATATTTAGCCTAATACCTGAGTTACAGCCCCTTGAAAAGGATTTCAAGGAGGTAATCCAGAAAAGAAAAACAATAGATACAGTGCTTTCATCAATCAGTAAAAAAGGTTCAATTTATAGGGTAAAAGCCCTTCCCCTGATATCAGGAGATTTTGAAGATCCTGAAAATATTGTTCTAATTATTGAAGATATAACTGAGAAAGAAAAATTAGAAGCACAGCTTCTTGAGACAGAAAAACATGCAGTTATTGGTAAGATGGCAGCAGGTTTATCCCATGATATTAAAAATCCACTGGCAGCTATTGCAGCTTCAGCTTTTGCAATTAAGAAAAGGGCGAAGACTCTTAATGATAACAGAATAATCCAGCTTTCTGAGAAAATAGAAAAAAATAGTCAAAGGGCGTCAGATATTATCACAAGATTATTAAACTATGCCAAGCCTTCTTATTACAAAATAGAAAAGGTGGATTTAAGGGAAATTCTACTCTCCGCTCTTGACCTTGCCTTGCCTGAAAATTTAAAAAGAAAAGTAAAAATCAGCAAAAGATTAAACAAAAACATCTATACCTATGGAGATGCAACTGCGCTTCAGAGAGTATTTATCAACCTGTTAATGAACTCAATAGAAGCGATGAACAATGAAGGAAAAATAGATATAAAACTCAGTAAAAATGAACATTATGCCGTTATATCTATAAAGGATTACGGTCCTGGAATTCCCGAAGATATGATAGAACATATATTTGACCCATTTTTTACCACAAAAGAAAAAGGAACAGGTCTTGGTCTTTCTGTTGTAAGTAAAATAATTAAAGACCATAGAGGAGAGATTGAAGTAAGAAGTCAGGAAAATGAAGGAACAGAATTTATTGTAAAACTACCTTTGGCAGAGGACTAA